Proteins from a genomic interval of Papaver somniferum cultivar HN1 chromosome 4, ASM357369v1, whole genome shotgun sequence:
- the LOC113275480 gene encoding U-box domain-containing protein 4-like, translated as MEPDSQISETDSKMPEIVNQTMELLTQSNDPCSKIQAAKDIRRLTKTSQKYRRHFSGAIQYLVSMLRSNSLEFNEASLLALLNLAVKDEKNKVKIVDAGALEPLICFLRSDSTTLREYATAALLTLSASVINKPTISSSGAIPLLVEILRDGSPQAKVDSLMTLYNLSTRKENLTVILSEKAIPPLVNLLKTCKKSSKTTEKCSALIESLLDFEEGRSALTSEEGGVLAVVEVLENGSPQSRECAVGALLKMCESDRDRYREPILQEGVIPGLLELTVQGTPRSQSKARTLLQLLRDSPYPRSELEADRLENIVCTIVSQIDGEDRGGKAKKMLAEMVQVSMEQSLRHLQQRALVCTPTEMPFTKCTSKVSSK; from the exons ATGGAGCCAGATAGTCAGATATCAGAAACTGACTCAAAAATGCCAGAAATAGTAAATCAGACAATGGAATTACTAACCCAATCAAATGATCCTTGTTCTAAAATTCAAGCAGCTAAAGATATTCGAAGACTAACAAAAACATCTCAGAAATATCGTCGTCATTTCTCTGGGGCTATTCAATATCTGGTTTCCATGCTTAGATCTAATTCTCTTGAATTCAATGAAGCTTCGCTTCTTGCTCTTCTCAATCTTGCCGTCAAAGATGAAAA GAATAAGGTTAAGATTGTAGATGCCGGCGCCCTTGAACCACTAATATGTTTTCTTCGGTCTGATAGTACAACTCTGCGAGAATATGCAACTGCCGCGTTACTCACTCTCTCTGCTTCAGTCATTAACAAACCAACTATCAGTTCCTCTGGTGCTATCCCTCTCCTTGTTGAAATACTTCGTGATGGGTCCCCACAAGCAAAAGTTGATTCATTGATGACTCTATACAATCTATCCACCCGGAAAGAAAATCTCACCGTAATTCTCTCAGAAAAAGCCATCCCTCCATTGGTGAATTTGCTCAAGACCtgcaaaaaatcatcaaaaacaactGAAAAATGCAGTGCTCTTATCGAGTCTTTGTTAGACTTTGAGGAGGGAAGGTCTGCATTAACAAGTGAAGAAGGGGGAGTACTTGCAGTAGTAGAGGTTCTCGAGAACGGATCACCCCAAAGCCGTGAATGCGCTGTTGGTGCACTATTAAAAATGTGTGAGAGTGACCGAGATAGATATAGAGAACCTATACTCCAGGAAGGGGTTATACCTGGTCTTCTCGAGTTGACAGTTCAAGGAACACCGAGATCTCAATCAAAAGCACGTACCCTTTTGCAGTTACTAAGAGACTCTCCGTACCCAAGATCCGAGCTTGAGGCTGACAGACTAGAAAACATAGTGTGCACCATTGTATCTCAAATTGATGGCGAAGATCGAGGCGGAAAGGCAAAAAAGATGTTGGCGGAAATGGTTCAAGTCAGTATGGAACAAAGCTTGAGACATTTACAACAGAGGGCATTAGTATGTACACCAACTGAAATGCCATTCACTAAATGTACATCTAAAGTATCGTCGAAATGA
- the LOC113272512 gene encoding uncharacterized protein LOC113272512, with amino-acid sequence MASASKLYLLVSLMACSVLLASAGNFYRDMDITWGDGRGKILNNGQLLTLSLDKPSGSGFQSKNEYLFGKIDMQIKLVRGNSAGTVTAYYASIGKAHWTSKKRPNLGERIKPLSKEEGTGNTGIENREQIKEHSIVDSLIVTEDKEAKVPQQRDERTGVGPQSRIETTNENVRTKNSGRKKNGHNPYLNPFTLLESEPESGFDDSNDEFPDNLNEDSIVGIGVSEKPIKEDEINKDNQVNVEDCDQSSKESEYETYVEETGVEKLKLLEDVSHFKPMNREQHIKKLKNISNLLGVSQGEKENAMENIFEGIVDRHRSTKSENEIAKLAWNGVTSNENLGRGKRTPVKKKY; translated from the exons ATGGCTTCTGCATCAAAATTATACTTGTTGGTTTCTCTAATGGCATGTTCCGTCCTACTTGCCTCTGCTGGTAATTTTTACAGGGACATGGATATCACTTGGGGTGATGGTCGTGGTAAGATACTCAACAATGGACAACTACTTACTCTTTCGCTTGATAAACCTTCCGGTTCTGGTTTTCAATCCAAGAACGAATACCTATTTGGCAAGATCGATATGCAAATTAAGCTTGTGCGTGGCAATTCCGCCGGTACTGTCACTGCCTACTAT GCTAGTATTGGCAAAGCTCATTGGACTTCTAAGAAGAGGCCTAACTTGGGGGAAAGGATTAAACCTCTTTCAAAAGAAGAGGGAACTGGAAACACGGGTATAGAGAATAGAGAGCAGATCAAAGAACATTCTATTGTAGATTCGTTGATAGTTACAGAAGATAAGGAAGCGAAAGTTCCGCAGCAGAGGGATGAGAGAACTGGGGTAGGTCCTCAGTCCAGAATTGAGACCACTAATGAAAACGTGAG AACTAAGAATTCTGGAAGGAAAAAGAATGGGCATAACCCCTATCTGAATCCTTTTACCCTTTTGGAATCAGAACCGGAAAGTGGGTTCGATGACTCCAATGATGAGTTCCCAGATAATTTGAATGAGGATTCTATAGTGGGAATTGGTGTCTCGGAAAAACCAATAAAAGAAGATGAAATAAACAAGGATAATCAAGTGAATGTGGAGGATTGTGATCAATCTAGTAAGGAATCGGAATATGAAACATATGTGGAGGAGACGGGGGTGGAGAAATTGAAGCTGTTAGAGGATGTTTCTCATTTTAAGCCAATGAATAGAGAACAACATATAAAAAAGCTTAAGAATATCAGTAACCTTCTCGGGGTTTctcaaggagaaaaagaaaatgcAATGGAGAACATTTTTGAAGGTATTGTAGATAGGCACAGATCTACAAAATCTGAAAACGAAATTGCAAAGCTTGCTTGGAATGGAGTTACTAGCAATGAGAATTTGGGGCGTGGAAAAAGAACCCCTGTCAAGAAGAAGTACTAG